Proteins encoded by one window of Chryseobacterium sp. POL2:
- a CDS encoding glycosyltransferase family 4 protein gives MKISKKVLIITYYWPPAGGPGVQRWLKFSKYLPHFGWQPIIYTPENPSYPIVDETLLKDIPENIEIVRTKIWEPYQLAEKFSKGNKKFKAGQFDVGKNQSLMSKLSIFVRGNFFIPDARKFWVKPSISFLKKYLEEHHIDCIVTTGPPHSLHLIGLGLKKEIPKLKWIADFRDPWTEISYYKHLKLTKSSDEKHRKLEQSVFQTADLTLATSYTDAENFKKSGANAVCITNGFDNMLSNDLKSKTKKFTLSYIGVLEQLRNPENVWKALENLVATNPDFKNDFELKFVGRLDDKIAVDFEKSKLNKNIQNLGYLPHQKSFEEMQNSDLLLITNFPDEKSRGIIPGKLFEYLATGNSILSIGPKAADVEHILNETQSGQHFDYQSVEEIKDFVLNRYAQWQSSQTNESQSNIEKFSRKNLTKELAFQLNQLVSK, from the coding sequence ATGAAAATCTCAAAAAAAGTATTAATTATCACTTATTATTGGCCTCCTGCGGGCGGCCCAGGCGTACAGCGTTGGCTAAAATTCTCGAAATACCTTCCTCACTTTGGATGGCAACCCATTATCTACACGCCGGAAAACCCTAGTTACCCGATTGTTGACGAAACTTTATTAAAAGACATTCCTGAGAATATAGAAATTGTACGAACCAAAATTTGGGAGCCTTACCAATTGGCAGAAAAATTCAGCAAAGGCAATAAAAAATTTAAAGCTGGGCAGTTCGATGTGGGCAAAAATCAATCTTTGATGTCGAAACTTTCGATTTTTGTACGAGGAAATTTTTTCATTCCAGATGCGAGAAAATTTTGGGTAAAACCTTCCATTTCGTTTTTGAAAAAATACCTTGAAGAACATCATATTGACTGTATTGTAACAACTGGTCCACCCCACTCGTTGCACCTTATTGGACTTGGTCTGAAAAAAGAAATCCCAAAGCTCAAATGGATTGCAGATTTCCGTGATCCTTGGACGGAAATTTCCTATTATAAACATCTGAAGCTTACAAAATCTTCGGATGAAAAACATCGGAAATTAGAACAATCGGTTTTCCAAACGGCAGATTTGACGCTTGCGACAAGCTATACCGATGCCGAAAATTTTAAAAAATCAGGAGCCAACGCGGTTTGTATTACCAATGGTTTTGATAATATGTTGAGCAATGATTTGAAATCGAAAACTAAAAAATTCACGCTAAGTTATATTGGCGTTTTGGAACAGCTTCGAAACCCCGAAAATGTATGGAAAGCTTTAGAAAATTTGGTCGCAACAAATCCTGATTTTAAAAATGATTTTGAATTAAAATTCGTTGGCCGATTAGACGATAAAATCGCTGTTGATTTTGAAAAAAGCAAATTAAATAAGAATATTCAGAATTTGGGTTATTTGCCTCATCAAAAGTCATTTGAGGAAATGCAAAATTCTGATCTTCTGCTAATCACCAATTTCCCGGATGAAAAATCACGCGGTATAATTCCTGGAAAATTGTTCGAATATCTGGCCACAGGAAATTCTATTTTATCGATTGGGCCTAAAGCTGCCGATGTAGAACACATACTTAATGAAACACAATCTGGGCAACATTTCGATTATCAAAGTGTTGAAGAAATAAAAGATTTTGTTCTCAACCGATACGCGCAATGGCAGTCTAGTCAAACTAACGAAAGCCAATCGAATATAGAAAAGTTCTCCCGAAAAAATTTAACGAAAGAACTGGCTTTTCAATTAAATCAATTGGTTTCTAAGTAG
- a CDS encoding pentapeptide repeat-containing protein, whose product MNYFSDENFTKNNFLEIVKADYEQCDFVGCDFSDFNFSGFKFSQCRFVDCNLSLAKLGDTALREVEFQNCKMLGLRFEDCNQFGFSIDVKMSLLTHASFYQMDLRKCRFEETDFEGVDFTEANLVKLKFNDCNFKAAIFLNSNLESVDFGEAFNFVINPEENNVKKAKFSRENVLGLLQHLDIVIK is encoded by the coding sequence ATGAATTATTTTTCCGATGAAAATTTTACAAAAAATAATTTTTTAGAAATTGTAAAAGCCGATTATGAGCAATGTGACTTCGTGGGTTGCGATTTTTCAGATTTTAATTTTTCGGGCTTCAAATTTTCACAATGTCGTTTTGTCGATTGTAATTTGAGTCTTGCTAAATTGGGTGATACGGCTTTGCGCGAGGTTGAATTTCAGAATTGTAAAATGTTGGGTTTGCGATTTGAAGATTGCAATCAGTTTGGGTTTTCCATTGATGTGAAAATGTCACTGTTGACACATGCTTCTTTTTACCAAATGGATTTGAGAAAATGCCGTTTTGAGGAAACTGATTTTGAAGGCGTCGATTTTACGGAAGCTAATTTGGTTAAATTAAAATTTAATGACTGTAATTTCAAGGCTGCTATTTTTTTAAATTCAAATTTAGAGTCTGTAGATTTTGGGGAAGCCTTTAATTTTGTAATTAATCCAGAAGAAAATAATGTTAAAAAAGCGAAGTTTTCGCGAGAGAATGTTTTGGGATTATTGCAACATTTGGATATTGTAATAAAATAA
- a CDS encoding T9SS type A sorting domain-containing protein — translation MKKTLLSTIALLSLSLGAQSFSNGDISTGNTTSNGGSTAPTGYTWSELQSVGGLTNTTLGTGGIYSSTGADFKLADDFTVPAGEKWTISSVDVFLYQTGYNASTPPIDNMRMQILNNAPDTGTVVIGNMTTNVYNASASQDAKMYRIGNNNSGTTRKIWKTRANLSGELQPGTYWLEYQVHATNDGSIFFPAVTIPGVLDQSSWNAMQSNAGSWAQLADGGSGANIDFPFVITYTVTDLGTSEIRQYDSRISIYPNPSTEYFKLNLPEESLTKNTKVELYDTAGRLVKSFGLEKEYKISDLKNGIYMIKINDGKNIKVTKLIKN, via the coding sequence ATGAAAAAAACTTTACTCTCTACAATTGCTTTATTAAGCTTATCATTGGGCGCACAAAGCTTCTCTAATGGAGACATTAGCACAGGAAACACTACATCTAACGGTGGCTCGACTGCGCCAACAGGTTACACATGGAGCGAGCTACAAAGTGTTGGTGGTCTTACAAACACCACACTAGGAACTGGTGGAATTTACAGCAGCACAGGTGCCGATTTTAAACTTGCAGACGATTTCACAGTTCCAGCAGGAGAAAAATGGACCATAAGTTCTGTTGACGTTTTTCTTTATCAAACTGGTTATAATGCTAGCACGCCTCCTATTGATAATATGAGAATGCAAATTTTAAACAATGCTCCAGATACTGGAACAGTGGTTATAGGCAATATGACAACTAATGTATATAACGCCTCTGCAAGCCAAGACGCAAAAATGTACAGAATAGGCAATAACAATTCTGGCACTACACGGAAAATCTGGAAAACACGAGCTAATCTTTCTGGAGAGCTGCAACCAGGCACATATTGGCTAGAATACCAAGTACACGCAACTAATGATGGCAGTATATTTTTCCCAGCCGTGACAATTCCTGGTGTATTGGACCAATCGTCTTGGAATGCGATGCAAAGTAATGCTGGATCTTGGGCACAATTAGCTGATGGAGGTAGCGGAGCAAATATAGATTTCCCATTTGTTATCACTTATACTGTAACAGATCTAGGTACTTCAGAAATCCGTCAGTATGACAGCCGCATCAGCATATATCCAAATCCTTCGACAGAGTATTTCAAACTTAATCTGCCAGAGGAATCTTTAACAAAAAATACAAAAGTAGAATTATATGACACAGCTGGAAGATTAGTAAAATCTTTTGGACTAGAAAAAGAATATAAAATATCCGATCTAAAAAATGGTATTTATATGATAAAAATAAACGACGGTAAAAACATTAAAGTAACCAAACTCATCAAAAATTAA
- the ggt gene encoding gamma-glutamyltransferase encodes MNKMKFKLIIAVTLLCFEGASGQFTDINIIKEVKVKQKGVVVSAHPLASEMGAKILKQGGNAFDAVIATQLALAVVYPQAGNIGGGGFLVATTKDGKKIALDFRETAPAKASFDMYWDKNGNADTDLSQNGRLAVGVPGSISGMFASMPYAKLSFDKLIQPAIDLAEQGFAITEQEADLLNMYKEEFLKHNKNQTVFVKNESWKAGDILIQKELAETLKRIQNNGEKEFYEGQTAQMIVNEMKLGNGIVSLTDLKNYKTKERKPLVFDYKGHKVVAMPLPSSGGILLAQMLKMYSYANIKNPQQNAIEAVQPMIEAERRAYADRAEYMGDPDFINDQTAMLISDAYLKNRWKSYHPNKATPSKNVGEIMEQQQESTETTHISILDKEGNAVSVTTTLNGLYGSRTVVSGAGFFLNNEMDDFSIKPGVPNMYGAVGGEANAIKAGKRMLSSMAPTILLKNNKVKMVVGTPGGTTIPTSVFQAIVAVVDFGLNANFAVNAPKLHHQWLPETVAVEKNFPETTVKSLEKMGYKIERRSQIGRTEMILVDDNNNIHAVADGRGDDSVGLE; translated from the coding sequence ATGAATAAAATGAAATTTAAATTAATTATAGCAGTTACACTTCTTTGTTTTGAAGGAGCTTCTGGACAGTTTACCGATATTAACATTATAAAAGAAGTTAAAGTCAAACAGAAAGGTGTTGTTGTTTCGGCGCATCCTTTGGCAAGCGAAATGGGCGCCAAAATTCTGAAGCAAGGCGGTAATGCTTTTGATGCGGTTATTGCAACCCAATTGGCTTTGGCTGTGGTTTATCCTCAAGCTGGAAATATTGGCGGTGGTGGTTTTTTGGTGGCAACAACCAAAGATGGAAAAAAAATCGCCCTAGACTTTCGGGAAACCGCGCCTGCAAAAGCATCTTTCGATATGTATTGGGACAAAAATGGAAATGCTGATACAGATCTTTCTCAAAATGGGAGATTAGCGGTTGGGGTGCCAGGAAGTATCTCCGGAATGTTTGCAAGCATGCCTTATGCCAAATTGAGTTTTGATAAATTAATTCAACCAGCTATTGATTTGGCTGAGCAGGGTTTTGCAATTACAGAGCAAGAAGCCGACTTGCTTAATATGTATAAAGAAGAGTTTTTAAAACATAATAAAAATCAAACCGTTTTTGTTAAAAATGAATCTTGGAAAGCTGGCGATATTCTTATTCAAAAAGAATTAGCTGAAACGTTGAAACGTATTCAGAACAATGGTGAGAAGGAGTTTTATGAAGGCCAAACAGCCCAAATGATTGTTAACGAAATGAAACTGGGAAACGGAATTGTTTCTTTGACTGATCTTAAAAATTATAAAACCAAAGAACGAAAACCTCTTGTTTTTGATTATAAAGGTCACAAGGTTGTCGCCATGCCTTTGCCTTCCAGTGGCGGAATTTTACTAGCGCAAATGCTGAAAATGTACAGCTATGCCAATATCAAAAATCCACAGCAAAACGCCATAGAAGCAGTGCAGCCTATGATAGAAGCAGAGCGTCGCGCTTATGCCGACCGCGCAGAATACATGGGCGATCCAGATTTTATTAATGACCAAACGGCCATGCTAATTAGTGATGCTTATCTCAAAAATCGTTGGAAATCCTATCATCCTAATAAAGCGACGCCAAGCAAAAATGTTGGCGAAATTATGGAACAACAACAAGAAAGTACCGAGACAACACATATCTCTATTTTGGATAAAGAAGGCAATGCTGTTTCGGTAACGACAACGCTAAATGGACTTTATGGAAGTAGAACTGTTGTTTCTGGAGCTGGTTTTTTCTTGAATAACGAAATGGATGATTTTTCTATAAAACCGGGCGTTCCCAATATGTATGGCGCAGTAGGAGGAGAAGCTAATGCTATTAAAGCAGGTAAAAGAATGTTGTCATCTATGGCGCCAACTATTTTGCTTAAAAATAATAAAGTCAAAATGGTGGTAGGTACACCCGGTGGAACGACTATTCCGACTTCTGTATTCCAGGCGATTGTTGCAGTTGTGGATTTTGGACTAAATGCCAACTTTGCAGTCAATGCTCCAAAACTCCATCACCAATGGTTGCCAGAGACGGTTGCTGTTGAAAAGAATTTTCCTGAAACCACTGTGAAATCTCTTGAGAAAATGGGTTACAAAATAGAACGTCGCAGCCAGATTGGTAGAACAGAGATGATTTTGGTAGATGATAATAATAACATCCACGCTGTTGCAGATGGTCGTGGCGACGATTCTGTCGGGCTAGAATAA
- the prmA gene encoding 50S ribosomal protein L11 methyltransferase has translation MTSYLEFTFKIKPAQPWSEILMAELIGIGFDSFTEEHDGILAYIQEDLYNEEELKTLNLLNSPDVEISYEYKTMPNINWNEEWEKNFTPINIDDKVLIRAEFHESQNLPYEIIIQPKMSFGTGHHATTHLMIQQMYDMDFEDKKVLDMGCGTSVLAIFAKQRGAGDTLAIDIDEWSVENSHENAERNNVELRIELGTADNLGKEKFDIILANINRNILISDIPTYVADLNEGGELLLSGLCFFDVDDILEVCKEQNLTLEKQIQREEWVSLLLKK, from the coding sequence ATGACATCGTACTTAGAATTTACTTTCAAAATAAAACCTGCTCAACCTTGGAGTGAGATATTAATGGCAGAACTTATCGGCATTGGCTTCGATAGTTTTACGGAAGAGCACGACGGGATTTTGGCTTATATCCAAGAAGATTTATATAACGAAGAAGAATTAAAAACTTTAAACCTTCTTAATTCTCCTGACGTTGAAATTTCTTATGAATATAAGACAATGCCAAATATCAACTGGAACGAAGAGTGGGAAAAGAATTTTACGCCCATCAATATTGATGATAAAGTTTTGATTCGCGCGGAGTTTCATGAAAGTCAAAATTTGCCTTACGAAATTATCATTCAGCCCAAAATGTCTTTTGGTACGGGACATCATGCGACAACGCATTTGATGATTCAGCAGATGTATGATATGGACTTCGAGGATAAAAAAGTGCTTGATATGGGTTGCGGAACATCGGTATTAGCGATTTTTGCAAAACAAAGAGGCGCTGGCGATACTTTGGCTATCGATATTGATGAATGGTCGGTAGAAAATTCACACGAAAATGCAGAGCGCAATAATGTTGAGCTAAGAATAGAGTTGGGGACAGCTGATAATCTTGGAAAAGAGAAATTCGATATTATTTTAGCGAATATCAACCGTAATATTTTGATTTCGGATATTCCAACTTATGTAGCAGATCTTAACGAGGGTGGCGAATTGTTGTTATCAGGGCTTTGTTTCTTTGATGTTGACGATATTTTGGAGGTTTGTAAAGAGCAAAATTTAACTTTGGAAAAACAAATACAACGAGAAGAATGGGTAAGTCTTCTTTTGAAAAAATAA
- a CDS encoding ABC transporter permease: MKNIILITKREFLTQVKKKSFIILTILAPLLMIGFGALIAFMFKANESEYHFNVIDKSGIFNKQLKSSKDITYTFVPTSTETALTNALKEMEGIDGLLIIPEVKDNNYNSLESTTKLLTNKKIGMDAKNAINNDLSDILKKEKIKQLGLSENQIVNLNAGFKITTQNIAENNKPDNDLAFGIKTGLSMVLVYATFMFIIIYGVRVMRSVLEEKNNRVVEIIISSVKPFELMMGKIIGVTLVALTQFIIWIAMFVTSALFLNTGFSAMQGNLPAQAEDTMNNMDVQQIIAQVSHTLLDMNFGLIIVVFILFFLFGYIFYSSMYAAIGSAVDNETETQQFTLFAIMPLMLGMYGSFTIFNNPDGPLGFWLSIIPFTSPVAMVARIPFGVPVWQIVLSISLLIASTLFMVFVAAKIYRIGILMYGNKATAKELWKWIRTK; the protein is encoded by the coding sequence ATGAAAAACATTATACTCATCACCAAAAGAGAATTTCTTACGCAGGTTAAGAAAAAATCTTTTATTATTTTAACAATTTTAGCACCACTTTTAATGATTGGATTTGGTGCTTTGATTGCTTTTATGTTTAAAGCCAACGAATCCGAATACCACTTCAACGTTATTGACAAAAGTGGCATTTTTAACAAACAACTAAAATCTTCTAAAGACATCACCTATACCTTTGTTCCGACTTCCACGGAAACAGCTTTAACAAACGCTTTGAAAGAGATGGAAGGCATCGACGGTCTTTTAATCATCCCAGAAGTTAAAGACAACAATTACAATTCGCTGGAAAGTACCACTAAATTGTTAACCAACAAAAAAATCGGAATGGACGCCAAAAACGCCATTAACAATGATCTAAGTGATATTCTGAAAAAAGAAAAAATTAAACAACTGGGCCTTTCAGAAAATCAAATCGTAAACCTCAACGCTGGTTTCAAAATTACCACGCAAAACATCGCCGAAAATAACAAACCCGACAACGACTTAGCTTTCGGCATCAAAACAGGGCTAAGCATGGTTTTGGTCTATGCAACATTTATGTTCATTATTATTTATGGCGTTCGGGTGATGCGCAGTGTTTTGGAAGAAAAAAACAACCGCGTTGTCGAGATTATCATCTCATCGGTAAAACCTTTTGAATTGATGATGGGAAAAATCATTGGCGTTACATTGGTTGCTTTAACGCAGTTTATCATTTGGATTGCAATGTTCGTAACCTCAGCATTGTTCCTTAACACAGGATTTTCGGCAATGCAAGGCAATTTACCAGCTCAAGCCGAAGACACGATGAACAACATGGATGTTCAGCAGATTATCGCGCAAGTTTCACACACCTTGCTGGATATGAATTTTGGGCTTATCATCGTCGTATTTATATTGTTTTTCTTATTTGGATATATCTTTTACAGTTCCATGTACGCGGCAATTGGCTCAGCTGTTGACAACGAAACCGAAACACAACAATTCACGCTATTTGCCATTATGCCACTCATGTTAGGCATGTACGGAAGTTTCACGATTTTCAATAATCCAGATGGCCCACTTGGATTTTGGCTATCGATTATTCCCTTCACTTCACCGGTCGCCATGGTAGCAAGAATTCCTTTTGGTGTTCCTGTTTGGCAGATTGTTTTATCAATTTCATTACTAATTGCTTCAACACTTTTCATGGTTTTTGTAGCTGCCAAAATCTATAGAATCGGAATCTTAATGTACGGAAACAAAGCCACCGCAAAGGAACTTTGGAAATGGATTAGAACGAAATAA
- a CDS encoding ABC transporter ATP-binding protein produces MLKAEHIRKTYNAGKKIALQDFSINVPTASIYGLLGPNGAGKTSFIRIINQITQPDEGQVWINDQLLNPEHIKAIGYMPEERGLYKNMTVGDQLLYFGELKGMSRQDALEQAKYWFQQLEIDQWWKKKLSELSKGMAQKIQFVVTVLHRPKLLILDEPFSGFDPVNANLIKDQILKLKENGTTIILSTHRMESVEEMCDYVALINNSKKVLDGKVFDVREQFKENIFAVTLSDVNSEQFENFRIQHNLENFKEENSLLSFDLKQLDNRNNLLQELMSIGNIRSFNEKIPSMNEVFINAVKSN; encoded by the coding sequence ATGCTAAAAGCAGAACATATCCGAAAAACTTACAACGCAGGAAAAAAAATCGCACTTCAAGATTTCAGCATCAACGTGCCAACTGCGAGTATCTACGGACTTCTGGGTCCCAATGGTGCAGGAAAAACTTCTTTTATCCGTATCATCAATCAGATCACACAGCCCGACGAAGGCCAGGTCTGGATCAACGATCAATTGTTAAACCCCGAACATATTAAAGCGATTGGCTACATGCCAGAAGAGCGCGGGCTTTATAAAAATATGACGGTTGGTGATCAACTTTTGTATTTTGGAGAACTAAAAGGCATGTCGCGCCAAGATGCATTGGAGCAAGCGAAATATTGGTTTCAACAATTAGAAATCGACCAATGGTGGAAAAAGAAATTAAGCGAATTATCGAAAGGTATGGCGCAAAAAATACAGTTTGTAGTAACGGTTTTGCACCGTCCCAAATTGTTAATTCTGGATGAGCCTTTTTCTGGTTTTGATCCCGTAAATGCCAATTTGATAAAAGACCAAATCCTGAAACTTAAAGAAAACGGCACCACCATAATCCTATCAACGCACCGTATGGAAAGTGTGGAAGAAATGTGCGACTATGTTGCATTAATCAACAATTCTAAAAAAGTATTGGACGGGAAAGTCTTTGATGTGCGCGAGCAGTTTAAAGAAAACATTTTCGCTGTGACACTTTCTGATGTTAACAGCGAACAATTTGAAAACTTCCGCATTCAGCATAATTTAGAAAATTTTAAAGAAGAAAATTCGTTGTTATCTTTTGATTTAAAACAATTGGACAATAGAAATAATCTGCTTCAAGAATTGATGAGCATTGGGAACATTCGCAGTTTTAATGAAAAAATCCCAAGCATGAACGAAGTCTTTATCAATGCCGTGAAGTCCAACTAA
- the dusB gene encoding tRNA dihydrouridine synthase DusB yields the protein MVKIGNIELPDFPLLLAPMEDVSDPPFRRLCKMHGADLMYSEFISSEGLIRDAIKSRKKLDIFDYERPVGIQIFGGDGEAMAMSARIVETVEPDLVDINFGCPVKKVVCKGAGAGVLKDIGLMVRLTKAVVNSTHLPVTVKTRLGWDTESINIDEVAERLQETGIKALTIHARTRAQMYKGEADWHHISRIKNNPNIEIPIFGNGDIDSPKKALEYRNKFDCDGIMIGRGAIGYPWIFNEIKHYFETGEILPEPTITQRLEAVKNHAEWSVEWKGERPGLMEMRQHYSNYFRGIPHFKEFKTQFLQAVTLQEVEVLIEETKAFYETKVF from the coding sequence ATGGTAAAAATTGGCAATATAGAACTTCCTGATTTTCCGCTTTTACTAGCGCCAATGGAAGATGTTTCGGACCCTCCTTTCAGAAGATTATGCAAAATGCATGGTGCAGATCTTATGTATTCTGAATTTATTTCTTCAGAAGGTCTCATTCGAGATGCTATAAAAAGCCGAAAAAAACTAGACATTTTCGATTACGAAAGACCTGTTGGTATCCAAATTTTTGGGGGCGACGGAGAAGCTATGGCAATGTCAGCGCGAATTGTGGAAACCGTAGAACCGGATTTGGTAGACATCAATTTTGGCTGTCCTGTGAAGAAAGTTGTTTGTAAAGGCGCTGGCGCTGGCGTCCTTAAAGACATCGGTCTGATGGTTCGGCTGACGAAAGCGGTTGTAAACTCCACGCATCTTCCAGTGACTGTAAAGACGAGATTGGGTTGGGATACAGAAAGTATTAACATCGACGAGGTTGCAGAACGATTACAAGAAACAGGTATAAAAGCCTTGACCATCCATGCTAGAACACGCGCGCAGATGTACAAAGGCGAAGCGGATTGGCATCACATTTCTAGAATCAAAAACAATCCCAATATCGAAATTCCTATCTTTGGAAACGGTGATATTGACTCTCCAAAAAAAGCCTTAGAATACCGAAACAAATTCGATTGTGATGGCATTATGATAGGTCGTGGCGCGATTGGTTATCCTTGGATTTTCAATGAAATAAAACATTATTTCGAAACGGGAGAAATATTGCCTGAGCCGACAATTACACAACGTCTGGAAGCCGTTAAAAACCATGCCGAATGGTCTGTAGAATGGAAGGGTGAACGTCCTGGCCTTATGGAAATGCGTCAACATTATAGCAATTATTTCCGTGGTATTCCACATTTTAAAGAGTTTAAAACCCAGTTTTTACAAGCAGTTACTTTACAAGAAGTGGAAGTATTAATCGAGGAAACGAAAGCTTTTTACGAGACTAAAGTTTTTTAA
- a CDS encoding c-type cytochrome has translation MKVLPSNFQKVVLISLSIFAISCGKKEEKAETTTLIEEPQAPVEKLTPLEEGKSLVEGADCLACHKINEKLIGPSYEEVAAKYENTPENIELLADRIIKGSSGVWGNIPMAAHSGLSQENAKLMAAYVLSLKK, from the coding sequence ATGAAAGTATTACCATCAAATTTCCAAAAAGTCGTGCTGATTTCTTTAAGCATATTCGCTATTTCTTGCGGCAAAAAAGAAGAAAAAGCAGAAACCACAACTTTGATTGAAGAACCACAGGCACCAGTTGAAAAATTAACACCTTTAGAAGAAGGAAAATCTTTGGTGGAAGGTGCGGATTGTCTTGCTTGCCACAAAATCAATGAAAAATTAATTGGGCCTTCTTATGAAGAAGTCGCGGCAAAGTATGAAAATACACCAGAAAATATTGAATTGTTGGCTGATAGAATTATTAAAGGAAGTTCAGGCGTTTGGGGAAATATTCCAATGGCAGCGCACAGTGGACTGAGTCAAGAAAATGCAAAATTGATGGCAGCTTATGTTCTTAGTTTAAAGAAATAA
- the rlmF gene encoding 23S rRNA (adenine(1618)-N(6))-methyltransferase RlmF, translating into MSEEKSSLHPRNLHRNSYDFDVLIREIPELKHFVFRNKYDNLSINFSLPKAVKLLNKALLKHYYRIENWNIPEANLCPPIPGRADYVHYIADLLAESFGDIPKGNSVVGLDIGVGANLVYPLLANRSYGWQMLGSDISEKSLKNAEQILEFNPDLKNFIKLKHQPNSDFIFKNIIEPNDKIVFTMCNPPFHDSQEAAVKGNIRKNKNLRHAKIKTAHFNFGGQDSELWCEGGEIEFVSKMIHESQEFSKQVLWFTCLVSKKDNLSQLLKLISEKKALEVKIIDMAQGQKISRILAWSFVPLAEHKNYQV; encoded by the coding sequence ATGTCCGAAGAAAAATCCAGTCTACATCCTCGTAATCTACATCGTAATTCTTATGATTTCGATGTCTTAATTCGTGAAATTCCAGAACTGAAACACTTTGTTTTTAGAAATAAATATGACAACCTAAGTATTAATTTTAGTTTACCCAAAGCGGTTAAATTGCTTAATAAAGCGTTGTTGAAACATTATTACAGGATAGAAAATTGGAATATTCCAGAGGCTAATCTTTGTCCTCCAATTCCTGGGCGTGCCGACTATGTCCATTATATTGCCGATCTTTTAGCTGAAAGTTTTGGTGACATTCCCAAAGGAAATTCGGTTGTAGGATTAGACATTGGTGTAGGTGCTAATCTTGTCTATCCTTTGCTCGCAAATCGCTCTTATGGATGGCAGATGTTGGGTTCGGATATTAGTGAAAAATCTTTGAAAAATGCTGAACAGATTTTAGAGTTTAATCCAGATTTAAAAAATTTTATTAAACTAAAACATCAACCCAATTCAGATTTTATTTTTAAAAATATTATTGAACCCAATGACAAAATTGTCTTTACGATGTGCAATCCACCTTTCCACGATTCGCAGGAAGCGGCTGTAAAAGGCAATATCAGAAAAAATAAAAATCTCCGACATGCCAAAATTAAAACTGCTCACTTTAACTTTGGAGGACAAGATTCCGAGCTTTGGTGCGAAGGTGGCGAAATCGAATTTGTTTCAAAAATGATTCATGAAAGTCAAGAATTTTCGAAGCAAGTGTTGTGGTTTACATGTTTGGTTTCCAAAAAAGATAATTTGTCTCAACTTTTAAAATTAATTTCGGAGAAAAAAGCTTTAGAAGTTAAAATTATTGATATGGCACAAGGTCAAAAAATAAGTCGAATTCTGGCTTGGAGTTTTGTACCGTTAGCTGAACATAAAAATTATCAGGTTTAA